The following proteins are co-located in the Flectobacillus major DSM 103 genome:
- a CDS encoding S41 family peptidase, producing the protein MKKQFLFIFSLLYAGSTFGQNPLVLRQPSINNDGSVVAFSYQGDIWTVPSTGGNATRLTIHEAYESNPIFSPDGKQIAFSGSRFGNNDIFVMPTTGGLPKRLTFHSNQDNIASWTQPDKILFSTSREFKQIERPLEVYAISPKGGTESRILDAVGFEPTLSPDGRFMALVRGDINPVARQAYTGSSNREIWIYDTKNKTYNKLALFETNDIVPQWGKNGLLYFLSSIDGAYNLYQIKISNEGKAEGSPKKLTQFKDESIRHFSISADGNSIVFEKEMGLFTYNTNNGSIKQIPVNINADERFDASEQKTFTTGLEEYKVSPNGKLVAYTLRGEIFIKEADKEKAKSINLSQHAFRDIEPAWLNDSTLLFTSDRANGNFDLYLVNSADQNERNIFKSLKHKTVQLTQTAEDETSPMVSFDGKKIAYVRGKGTFVIADISADGKLSNEKILNDSWNKPSDIAWSPDNKYVAYSLSDLYFNQEVYISPADNSSKPVNVSMHPRGDGNPFWSADGSKLGFVSQRSSARSADIWFVWLKKEDWEKETQDWQEKDAPAESSTKADKKEKGPKAIQIDFDRIHERVVQVTNFPGNETEFVISKDGDTFYYTTSSSTAKGRDLYSIKWDGKELKEITKGGSNPSNLTLDKEGKYIYYTRQGGLVRVDTKSGVSESLPYAAKMKIDYLAERTQVFEEAWRTIRDGFYDPQFHGNNWVKLHDKYKERCINASTSNDFRDMFNLLLGELNASHMGLTAPDRSETQKETTGLLGTELVPAANGMKVSHVVPETPATKSKSLINEGDVIVAVNGQNVEASENFYGMLNGLANEKVVLTINDASGKSREVVIRLTPSISSNLYDEWVAGRKKLVDQFSKGRLGYIHIKSMDFPSFEVVEREFIAAGYGKEGLLIDVRYNGGGSTTDYLMTILNYKQHAYTIPRGASNDLEKDKKKFRDYYPIGERLVYSAWTKPSIALCNEGSYSNAEIFSHAYKSLGIGKLVGLPTNGSVISTGGKTLMDGSFVRLPGRGWYTKATDKNQELGAAIPDILVENTPDWISKGTDQQLKVAVETLLKEIDAKK; encoded by the coding sequence ATGAAAAAACAGTTTTTATTTATTTTTTCATTACTATATGCAGGAAGTACTTTTGGGCAAAATCCGTTAGTACTTCGCCAACCAAGTATCAACAACGATGGCTCGGTTGTGGCATTCTCTTATCAAGGCGACATCTGGACAGTACCAAGTACAGGAGGTAATGCAACCCGACTCACAATTCACGAAGCCTACGAAAGTAATCCTATTTTTAGCCCCGATGGCAAACAAATCGCTTTCTCTGGCAGTCGATTTGGCAACAACGACATTTTTGTTATGCCAACAACTGGCGGATTGCCCAAGCGTCTTACCTTTCATTCTAACCAAGATAATATTGCTAGCTGGACTCAACCCGACAAAATATTGTTTTCGACAAGCCGTGAGTTCAAACAAATAGAACGACCGTTAGAAGTTTATGCTATTTCGCCCAAAGGTGGTACTGAGTCTCGTATTTTGGATGCTGTAGGTTTTGAGCCAACCCTTTCGCCCGATGGCCGTTTTATGGCTCTTGTGCGTGGCGACATCAACCCTGTAGCTCGACAAGCTTACACTGGTAGCTCGAATCGTGAGATTTGGATTTATGATACCAAAAATAAGACTTACAACAAGTTGGCCTTGTTTGAAACCAACGATATTGTACCTCAGTGGGGCAAAAATGGCCTTCTCTATTTTTTGAGTAGTATTGATGGTGCTTATAATTTATATCAAATCAAGATCTCAAACGAAGGAAAAGCGGAGGGTTCTCCTAAAAAGCTCACACAATTCAAGGATGAATCTATTCGACATTTTAGTATTTCGGCCGATGGCAATAGCATCGTTTTTGAAAAAGAAATGGGCTTGTTTACTTACAATACCAACAATGGCTCTATCAAACAAATCCCTGTAAATATCAATGCCGACGAGCGTTTTGATGCTTCCGAACAAAAAACATTTACCACGGGCTTAGAAGAATACAAGGTGTCGCCAAATGGCAAATTGGTAGCCTATACCCTTCGTGGCGAGATTTTTATCAAAGAAGCTGACAAAGAAAAAGCAAAAAGTATTAATCTTTCACAACATGCTTTTCGTGATATAGAACCCGCTTGGCTTAATGACTCTACTTTATTGTTTACAAGCGACCGTGCCAATGGCAACTTCGACTTATATTTGGTCAATTCTGCCGACCAAAACGAACGTAATATCTTTAAGTCGTTGAAGCATAAAACTGTACAACTTACCCAAACAGCCGAAGATGAAACTTCGCCTATGGTATCGTTCGACGGCAAAAAAATTGCTTATGTACGAGGAAAAGGCACATTTGTAATTGCCGATATTAGTGCCGATGGCAAACTAAGCAACGAAAAGATATTGAATGATAGCTGGAACAAGCCTTCGGATATAGCTTGGAGTCCCGACAATAAATATGTAGCGTATAGTCTTTCTGATTTGTATTTCAATCAAGAGGTATATATCAGTCCTGCCGATAACTCAAGCAAACCAGTCAACGTTTCGATGCACCCACGTGGCGACGGTAATCCATTCTGGAGTGCCGATGGCTCAAAATTGGGTTTTGTATCGCAAAGAAGCTCGGCTCGTAGTGCCGATATTTGGTTTGTGTGGCTAAAGAAAGAAGATTGGGAAAAAGAAACCCAAGATTGGCAAGAAAAAGATGCTCCTGCCGAAAGTAGTACAAAGGCCGACAAAAAAGAAAAAGGGCCAAAGGCTATTCAAATCGACTTTGACCGTATTCATGAACGAGTAGTTCAAGTAACAAACTTCCCCGGCAACGAAACAGAATTTGTTATCAGCAAAGACGGTGACACTTTTTATTATACAACCAGCAGTAGCACTGCCAAAGGTAGAGATTTGTATAGTATTAAATGGGATGGCAAAGAATTAAAAGAAATTACCAAAGGAGGAAGCAACCCAAGCAACTTAACCTTAGACAAAGAGGGTAAATATATTTACTATACCCGCCAAGGGGGTTTGGTACGTGTAGATACAAAATCGGGGGTTTCTGAAAGTTTGCCTTATGCAGCCAAGATGAAAATTGACTATCTCGCTGAACGTACTCAGGTTTTTGAAGAAGCATGGAGAACCATCCGTGACGGCTTTTATGACCCTCAATTTCATGGAAACAACTGGGTAAAACTACATGATAAATACAAAGAGCGTTGTATTAATGCCAGTACATCTAATGATTTCAGAGATATGTTTAATCTATTGTTGGGCGAGCTGAACGCTAGTCACATGGGATTAACGGCTCCTGACCGTTCAGAAACACAAAAAGAAACAACAGGTTTACTCGGTACAGAGCTTGTCCCAGCAGCCAACGGCATGAAGGTTTCGCACGTTGTACCCGAAACCCCAGCCACTAAATCTAAAAGCCTGATTAACGAAGGAGATGTAATAGTAGCCGTAAATGGACAAAATGTAGAAGCATCTGAAAACTTTTATGGAATGTTGAATGGCTTGGCCAACGAAAAAGTGGTACTAACCATAAATGATGCTTCAGGAAAAAGCCGTGAAGTAGTGATTCGCCTAACACCAAGTATTAGTAGCAACTTGTACGACGAATGGGTGGCAGGTAGAAAAAAACTGGTAGACCAATTTTCGAAAGGACGCTTAGGTTATATTCATATCAAGAGTATGGACTTCCCTAGCTTTGAAGTGGTAGAGCGTGAGTTTATAGCCGCAGGATATGGCAAAGAAGGTCTTTTGATAGATGTTCGTTATAATGGTGGTGGGTCTACAACCGACTATCTGATGACAATCCTCAATTATAAGCAACACGCCTATACAATTCCACGAGGGGCAAGCAATGATTTGGAAAAAGACAAAAAGAAATTTAGAGATTATTATCCTATTGGCGAACGCTTGGTTTATTCGGCATGGACAAAACCCTCTATTGCCCTTTGCAACGAAGGTAGCTACTCGAATGCCGAAATTTTCTCGCATGCTTACAAATCACTTGGTATTGGTAAATTGGTGGGCTTACCAACCAACGGTTCTGTAATTTCGACAGGTGGTAAAACCTTAATGGACGGCTCGTTTGTACGTTTGCCAGGTCGAGGATGGTACACAAAAGCTACCGATAAAAACCAAGAATTAGGAGCAGCTATTCCAGACATTTTGGTAGAAAATACTCCAGATTGGATTTCAAAAGGAACAGACCAGCAGTTGAAAGTAGCTGTAGAAACGCTTCTAAAAGAAATCGACGCTAAAAAATAA
- a CDS encoding transglutaminase family protein, whose protein sequence is MNIEIVHELLYDYTGEVWLEPHYLYMHPKLGPYLKANSYSLDISPTPDFVSKNIDSADNIQQIAFFSKKTNHLHIKAVSQIEITEYNPYSFIYHPFESSKLPIKYAGDLHDSLQAYLGRTGVTTLVDQTARQIAASVNWDTNSFLSELNTFIHGFAYEIREEGAPYSPEITLLERRGSCRDYSVLFMAMCRSLGIAAKFVSGYYFSDPSQPQYLHAWVNVYLPGGGWRGYDPTQNCLVSGRHIPLAASALPALVSPIHGAFRGSAQSIFHAHVSLRRLDEPVNEV, encoded by the coding sequence ATGAATATCGAAATTGTCCATGAGTTGCTTTACGATTACACAGGCGAAGTTTGGCTTGAACCGCATTATTTGTATATGCACCCCAAGCTGGGGCCTTATCTGAAAGCCAATAGCTACTCGCTTGATATAAGCCCTACCCCAGACTTTGTATCGAAAAATATCGATTCGGCCGATAATATTCAACAAATTGCTTTTTTTAGCAAGAAAACTAACCATTTGCATATCAAGGCGGTTTCTCAAATAGAAATCACAGAATATAATCCCTATTCGTTTATTTATCACCCCTTTGAATCAAGTAAGCTTCCTATCAAATACGCTGGCGATTTGCATGATTCTTTGCAGGCGTATTTGGGTAGAACGGGCGTTACTACTTTGGTAGACCAAACTGCTCGGCAAATTGCTGCCAGTGTCAACTGGGATACCAACAGCTTTTTGTCAGAACTTAATACATTTATTCATGGCTTTGCCTACGAAATCCGTGAAGAAGGAGCCCCTTATTCGCCCGAAATAACACTTTTAGAAAGAAGAGGCTCGTGCCGAGACTATAGTGTATTGTTTATGGCTATGTGCCGCTCGCTGGGTATTGCAGCCAAATTTGTGAGTGGCTACTACTTTAGCGACCCTTCACAACCTCAATATTTGCACGCTTGGGTCAATGTCTATTTGCCTGGTGGTGGCTGGCGAGGTTATGACCCTACCCAAAACTGTTTGGTGTCGGGACGGCATATTCCTTTGGCAGCGTCGGCTTTGCCTGCATTGGTATCTCCTATTCATGGGGCGTTTAGAGGTAGTGCCCAAAGTATTTTTCATGCCCATGTTTCGCTACGTCGCCTCGACGAGCCTGTCAATGAAGTTTAA
- a CDS encoding cation diffusion facilitator family transporter — MAHHHTNKGLSIAFWLNTSFAFIELLGGIYTNSTAILTDAFHDLGDSLAIGTGIYLEKISLKSRNSTFSFGYKRFSLLSALVLSTFLLVGAILMLINAIEKLFNPSVVDSKGMFVLAIIGIIINGLAFWRVQKNEGHHHSHHHTGHSHSHTHSHNSQAIMLHLLEDVLGWVAILIGSIVIYYTHFYWIDPLLSIAIAIFIGYNAIGNLRVTMMIFLEAVPNSVPQEQLKNQILDIDGIKSLHDLHIWGLNESFNILTVHLVIDNTQAHNHSFLRQQVISVLSSYNVQHPTIQFENEGEICPWLHC, encoded by the coding sequence ATGGCACATCATCATACCAACAAAGGACTTTCGATAGCCTTTTGGCTCAATACCAGCTTTGCTTTTATCGAGTTATTAGGTGGCATTTATACCAATTCAACAGCTATTTTAACCGATGCTTTTCATGACCTTGGCGATAGCTTGGCCATTGGTACAGGCATTTATTTGGAAAAAATATCTCTGAAAAGCCGCAATAGCACTTTTTCATTTGGATACAAACGCTTTTCGCTTTTATCGGCATTAGTATTATCTACTTTTTTGTTGGTCGGAGCTATATTGATGCTTATCAATGCTATCGAAAAACTATTCAATCCTAGCGTCGTAGATAGTAAGGGAATGTTTGTTTTGGCCATTATTGGCATTATTATCAATGGTTTGGCATTTTGGAGAGTACAAAAAAATGAAGGCCATCATCATTCGCATCACCATACCGGCCACTCACATAGCCATACTCATAGCCACAATAGCCAAGCCATTATGCTTCATCTTTTAGAGGATGTTTTGGGATGGGTTGCTATTTTGATTGGCTCAATTGTGATTTATTACACTCATTTTTATTGGATAGACCCTCTCCTTTCTATTGCTATTGCAATATTTATCGGTTACAATGCTATTGGTAATTTGAGGGTAACAATGATGATTTTTTTGGAAGCAGTACCCAATTCTGTTCCTCAAGAACAATTGAAAAACCAGATTTTGGATATTGATGGTATCAAAAGCCTACATGATTTACATATTTGGGGGTTGAATGAAAGCTTTAATATCTTGACTGTTCATCTTGTTATAGACAATACCCAAGCTCATAACCATAGCTTTTTACGACAACAAGTTATATCGGTATTATCTAGCTATAATGTTCAGCATCCAACTATACAATTTGAAAATGAAGGAGAAATATGCCCTTGGCTTCACTGTTAA
- a CDS encoding alpha-E domain-containing protein has translation MLSRVANSIYWMNRYIERADNYARFISVNFNLALDLPPDVPEQWEPLIIATADHFIFQEHYDEPTRENILHFMAFDVRNPNSILSCLMNARENARTIRESISKEMWEYVNQIYWTVKNAVHESKSWELSQYQGFLENIKTGSQLFYGIVDSTITRGEGWHFGRLGRLLERADKTTRFLDVKYFTLLPGVEAVGSPLDLMLWSAVLRSVSAYNMFRQQYPVMNPTSIVEFLLLDKKFPRSVMHCLRQAELSLYEVSGSPITNSYSNLAEKALSKLRSEVEFTEIDDIFDKGLHQYLDDFQTKNNGVGRAIFNTYFDLKPVVSE, from the coding sequence ATGCTGAGTCGAGTTGCAAATTCTATTTATTGGATGAACCGGTACATTGAGCGTGCCGATAACTATGCCCGTTTTATTTCTGTAAACTTCAACTTGGCCTTAGATCTGCCTCCTGATGTGCCTGAACAATGGGAGCCTTTGATTATTGCAACCGCAGATCATTTTATTTTTCAAGAGCATTACGACGAGCCTACCCGTGAAAACATTCTGCACTTTATGGCTTTCGATGTACGCAATCCCAACTCGATTTTGTCGTGCTTAATGAATGCTCGTGAAAATGCAAGAACCATTCGGGAGAGTATCTCTAAAGAAATGTGGGAGTATGTAAATCAGATTTACTGGACAGTAAAAAATGCGGTACATGAAAGTAAATCGTGGGAACTTTCACAGTATCAAGGCTTTTTGGAAAATATTAAAACAGGAAGCCAATTATTTTATGGGATTGTAGACTCTACAATTACTCGTGGCGAGGGCTGGCATTTTGGGCGGTTGGGCAGGCTCTTGGAAAGAGCCGACAAAACAACCCGCTTTTTGGATGTAAAATACTTTACGCTTTTACCGGGTGTTGAGGCTGTGGGCTCGCCCCTCGACCTAATGCTTTGGTCGGCGGTATTACGTTCGGTAAGTGCTTATAATATGTTTCGTCAGCAATACCCCGTCATGAACCCTACTAGTATCGTAGAATTTTTGCTGTTAGACAAAAAATTCCCTCGTTCGGTAATGCACTGTTTGCGTCAGGCCGAGCTATCGCTTTACGAAGTTTCGGGTTCACCTATTACTAATAGCTATTCTAATTTAGCAGAAAAAGCATTAAGTAAGCTGCGTTCGGAGGTTGAGTTTACAGAAATTGATGATATTTTTGATAAAGGGTTACATCAATATCTCGACGACTTTCAAACAAAAAACAATGGCGTAGGAAGAGCTATTTTTAATACTTATTTTGATTTAAAACCTGTTGTTAGTGAATAA
- a CDS encoding aminotransferase class IV has product MQEYIYVNGSFEKAEEARIHVTDLALLRGYGIFDFFRAIEGKPIFIEDHLDRFENSARLMGLPIPESREKLREIILETIRLNPYPLLGIKMILTGGYSPDGYTPTQPSNLVVIGKPFEFKDPHKGLKLLSMNYKREIPEIKTLSYIVPIRAIPQMKAAQADDLLYHHEGIVSESSRSNIFIVKNNIIVTPKEGALFGITRKHVIQLASQHFEVQERDVSLQEYLEADEVFTTGSTKRIVAISQTDDTVFNQGQIGPVTKQLQNLFLQYEQQS; this is encoded by the coding sequence ATGCAAGAATATATTTACGTCAACGGTAGTTTTGAAAAAGCCGAAGAAGCTCGTATTCATGTAACTGACTTAGCGTTGTTGCGAGGTTATGGTATTTTTGACTTTTTTAGGGCTATTGAGGGAAAACCGATTTTTATCGAAGACCACCTCGACCGCTTTGAAAATTCGGCTCGACTCATGGGCTTACCTATTCCTGAATCACGAGAAAAACTTCGGGAAATCATTTTAGAAACGATTCGTTTGAACCCTTATCCTCTTTTGGGTATTAAAATGATTCTTACGGGTGGGTATTCGCCCGATGGCTACACGCCTACACAACCCTCAAACCTTGTTGTAATAGGTAAACCTTTTGAGTTTAAAGACCCTCATAAAGGACTCAAATTGCTGAGTATGAATTACAAACGAGAAATTCCTGAAATTAAAACGCTTAGTTATATTGTACCGATTCGGGCTATTCCACAAATGAAAGCCGCACAAGCCGACGATCTGTTGTACCATCATGAAGGAATTGTGTCGGAATCGTCAAGAAGTAATATCTTTATTGTCAAAAACAATATCATCGTAACTCCCAAAGAAGGTGCGTTATTTGGTATTACCCGTAAACACGTGATTCAATTGGCTTCGCAGCACTTTGAGGTTCAGGAAAGAGATGTATCTCTCCAAGAATACCTCGAAGCCGATGAAGTATTTACAACAGGAAGTACCAAAAGGATTGTAGCTATTAGCCAAACAGATGACACGGTTTTTAATCAAGGACAAATCGGCCCTGTGACAAAACAGCTCCAAAATTTGTTCTTACAATACGAACAACAAAGCTGA
- a CDS encoding Fur family transcriptional regulator: MDSKSLEITLNAKQINPTAMRLLVLDFLLQQNAAVSLTILEKEFEHSDRITLYRTLKTFEKKGLIHSVNDGHSTKYAICSDSCHENAHTDTHLHFYCTACQNTFCLPKISIPVVDIPHNFQLEELSVMARGICENCRS; the protein is encoded by the coding sequence ATGGACAGTAAATCTTTAGAAATAACCCTAAATGCCAAACAAATCAATCCCACAGCAATGCGATTGTTGGTATTGGATTTTTTGCTACAGCAAAATGCAGCCGTTTCGCTAACTATTTTAGAAAAGGAGTTTGAACATTCTGACCGAATTACGCTTTATCGTACCCTCAAAACTTTTGAGAAAAAAGGACTTATCCATAGTGTCAACGACGGACATTCTACCAAATACGCCATTTGCTCGGATAGCTGTCATGAAAATGCCCACACTGATACCCACCTTCATTTTTATTGCACAGCCTGCCAGAATACCTTTTGTTTACCCAAAATTTCTATTCCAGTGGTCGATATTCCTCACAACTTCCAGCTTGAAGAACTAAGCGTAATGGCTCGTGGTATTTGCGAAAATTGTCGCTCATAA
- a CDS encoding peptidase, with amino-acid sequence MTYCLGIKVRGGLIAIADTRITAGTEVYSNKKVSVHEVGKHSLFIMTAGLRSVRDKSITYFNRLTEEQGVTFDYMYEAVNAFGDMLRKVAKEDKEMLKSEGYHFNLHSIIGGQMAKDDEHKLYLVFPEGNWIEINEGLRYQIIGNSNYGKPLLNRSLTYETPLEEALKLGFLSFDATQVSASDVDYPIDVIVYQNNSFHLIEHRLGKEEMDLVTKQWNALLKESVDKLSDDWVQTILEKSVLTTA; translated from the coding sequence ATGACATATTGCTTAGGAATTAAAGTTCGTGGAGGACTTATAGCCATTGCTGATACTCGTATTACGGCGGGTACAGAGGTATATTCAAACAAAAAGGTATCTGTGCATGAAGTAGGAAAGCATTCGTTGTTTATTATGACAGCGGGGCTTCGTTCTGTTCGTGACAAATCTATTACCTATTTCAATCGTTTGACCGAAGAACAAGGTGTTACTTTCGATTATATGTACGAGGCTGTTAATGCCTTTGGCGATATGCTCCGAAAAGTAGCCAAAGAGGATAAGGAAATGTTGAAATCGGAAGGATACCACTTCAACTTACACTCTATTATTGGCGGCCAGATGGCCAAAGATGATGAGCATAAATTGTATTTGGTGTTTCCTGAAGGTAACTGGATTGAAATCAACGAAGGCTTGCGTTATCAAATTATTGGTAACTCTAATTATGGAAAACCCTTGCTAAACCGTAGCTTAACTTACGAAACTCCACTTGAAGAGGCCTTAAAATTGGGTTTCTTGTCGTTTGATGCTACACAAGTAAGTGCCAGCGACGTTGACTATCCGATTGATGTAATTGTGTATCAAAACAATAGCTTTCACCTAATCGAACACCGATTGGGTAAAGAAGAAATGGATTTAGTAACCAAACAGTGGAACGCATTACTCAAAGAATCAGTTGATAAATTATCTGACGATTGGGTTCAAACCATACTCGAAAAATCTGTGCTAACTACAGCATAA